A window from Shewanella livingstonensis encodes these proteins:
- a CDS encoding TonB-dependent receptor, whose protein sequence is MFTKNSIRLHQTPIALAVIAALSSPVAMAKTADVERVTPEYEKMEVIVVNADFSNISLDKMPSSVTVIDAQQLEDEGAQHFEDVLNSIANFNWSGGSSRPKYFQIRGVGEQEQYQGAPNSSVGFVVDDIDLSGLGMVSSMYDMQQVEVLRGPQGTQYGANALAGLIYLKSNDPTESFEHGAKVSLGDDNLRTLSGFSSGPLNDSGKLLYRISLEQHNQNGYRDNLYLNRDDTNERDELTARAKLRWYATDDLQVDLTLLHANFDNGYDVWTLDNNRSNTLTDQPGVDTQKTSGAGIKFIYSGMPAFDFTSLTSFAQTDHHNGYDGDWANPQYWASKQCTAYDATGAVNGTEPCVYDYTWDKEGDRKTLTQEFRLSSKTAGRIFAGSTDWLVGVYAMNLQEDNDLYSEYNTYPDEVLQSNYDATNYAVFGQLDSHLGDDYLLSTGLRLERRDSDYSDSNKDDFAPSEDMWGGHIALSKAINDNQNIYARIARGYKAGGFNMTLPAELSNKKEFDTEILYNYEMGLKSSWFDGQVDSTLALFYMDRQDQQVAASLQDPDSPQRFILFTENAGSSNNYGAELDAKWYLTENIEFYGSFGWLETEYGQYQYNDKYGSTIDLSGRELAHSPNVTYSAGMTYVADSGWFANVNASGKSQFYYSDSNESKSQAYTIYNARLGYETPTWSAYLWGRNIFDEQYGVRGFYFGNEPDQDWADKQYIRYGDPRQLGVTLEVQFM, encoded by the coding sequence ATGTTCACGAAAAACTCTATTAGATTACACCAAACGCCTATTGCCTTAGCGGTTATTGCAGCCTTAAGCTCACCTGTTGCTATGGCTAAAACCGCTGATGTTGAACGCGTAACACCTGAATATGAAAAAATGGAAGTCATTGTTGTTAATGCTGATTTTAGTAATATCAGCCTTGATAAAATGCCGTCTAGTGTGACCGTTATTGATGCACAACAATTAGAAGATGAAGGCGCACAACATTTTGAAGATGTGCTTAATTCGATTGCTAATTTTAACTGGTCTGGTGGTAGCTCTCGTCCTAAATACTTTCAAATTCGCGGCGTTGGTGAGCAAGAGCAATATCAAGGAGCACCTAACTCATCGGTTGGTTTTGTGGTTGATGATATCGACTTGTCTGGCCTAGGTATGGTGTCGAGCATGTATGACATGCAACAAGTTGAAGTATTGCGTGGCCCGCAAGGAACGCAATATGGTGCCAATGCATTAGCCGGATTAATATACTTAAAAAGTAACGACCCTACAGAATCATTTGAGCATGGCGCCAAAGTCAGCTTAGGTGACGACAATCTTCGAACTCTTTCTGGCTTCAGCTCTGGTCCGCTCAACGACTCAGGCAAATTACTCTATCGCATATCGTTAGAACAGCATAACCAAAACGGTTACCGTGATAACCTTTATCTTAATCGCGACGATACTAATGAGCGTGACGAGTTGACCGCACGAGCGAAATTACGTTGGTATGCAACGGACGATCTGCAAGTCGATTTAACCTTATTGCATGCAAACTTTGATAATGGCTACGATGTGTGGACATTAGACAACAATCGCAGTAATACGTTAACTGATCAACCAGGTGTAGATACACAAAAAACCTCCGGTGCTGGAATTAAGTTTATTTATTCTGGTATGCCAGCATTTGATTTCACCTCGCTTACCTCATTTGCACAAACTGATCATCATAATGGCTATGATGGTGATTGGGCTAATCCACAGTATTGGGCAAGTAAACAATGCACAGCTTATGATGCCACCGGTGCCGTTAATGGCACCGAACCTTGTGTTTACGATTATACTTGGGACAAAGAGGGCGATCGTAAAACCTTAACCCAAGAATTTCGTCTATCATCAAAAACAGCAGGGCGTATTTTTGCGGGCAGCACTGACTGGTTAGTGGGTGTATATGCGATGAATTTACAAGAAGATAATGACTTGTATTCAGAGTACAACACTTATCCCGATGAAGTGCTGCAGTCAAATTACGATGCCACCAATTATGCGGTATTTGGGCAGTTAGACAGCCATTTAGGCGATGATTATTTATTGTCTACAGGACTACGACTTGAACGTCGCGATAGCGATTACAGTGATAGTAATAAAGATGATTTTGCACCGTCAGAAGACATGTGGGGTGGCCATATTGCGTTATCAAAAGCGATTAATGATAATCAAAATATCTATGCTCGTATTGCCAGAGGTTACAAGGCGGGCGGGTTTAATATGACACTTCCTGCGGAGTTATCTAACAAAAAAGAGTTTGATACCGAGATTTTATATAACTATGAAATGGGCTTAAAATCAAGCTGGTTTGATGGTCAAGTAGATTCAACATTGGCGCTGTTTTATATGGATCGTCAAGATCAGCAAGTGGCAGCATCATTACAAGATCCCGATAGTCCACAGCGGTTTATTCTCTTTACTGAAAATGCGGGTAGCTCGAATAACTACGGTGCTGAACTCGATGCGAAATGGTATTTGACCGAAAATATTGAATTTTATGGTAGTTTTGGTTGGTTAGAAACTGAATATGGTCAATATCAATACAATGACAAATACGGTTCTACCATTGATTTATCTGGACGTGAACTGGCGCATTCCCCCAATGTTACTTACAGTGCTGGTATGACCTATGTTGCTGATTCTGGGTGGTTTGCTAACGTGAATGCCAGTGGTAAAAGTCAGTTTTATTATTCAGATAGTAACGAGTCAAAATCACAAGCCTACACCATTTATAATGCCCGTTTAGGTTACGAAACACCAACCTGGTCAGCTTATTTATGGGGCCGTAATATTTTTGATGAACAATACGGCGTGCGTGGCTTTTACTTTGGCAATGAGCCAGACCAAGATTGGGCAGACAAGCAATACATCCGTTATGGTGACCCACGCCAGTTAGGTGTGACGTTAGAAGTCCAATTTATGTAA
- a CDS encoding YcfL family protein, producing MKTTSLWIVASALLLTACAHNTAGIAVDSSGQVRVDNSSFASDVNVTDISSLMVADLIKASALIQSQSRTDLRIQYKFTWFDASGFTLEDEASSWKSVKLHGKQQLQVGAVAPNPQATRFEVYVRQAFSN from the coding sequence ATGAAAACAACATCATTATGGATTGTCGCTTCGGCACTATTACTGACGGCTTGTGCGCACAATACCGCAGGTATTGCGGTCGATTCTAGTGGCCAGGTTAGGGTGGATAATAGCTCGTTTGCTAGCGATGTTAACGTGACCGATATTTCATCACTTATGGTCGCTGATTTAATTAAAGCCTCGGCATTAATTCAAAGCCAATCACGTACTGATTTACGCATTCAATATAAATTCACTTGGTTCGATGCTAGCGGATTTACGCTAGAAGATGAAGCAAGCAGCTGGAAGTCTGTTAAGTTACATGGCAAGCAACAGTTGCAAGTTGGTGCAGTAGCTCCTAATCCGCAAGCAACACGATTTGAAGTTTATGTGCGACAAGCCTTTTCAAATTAG
- a CDS encoding PaaI family thioesterase, whose product MNELTNTNTQTGLDVQDVVKRAIELNDYSYLLEKVPYSQFIGMSVARFGDEMVFRLPAKDDNIGNPILPAIHGGVLAGFMEMSAIVQLMVFMQAKKVPKIVDFSIDYLRAGLHQDTFAECKITRQGRRVANVSMNCWQTNRKQLIATARAHFLLD is encoded by the coding sequence ATGAATGAGCTAACCAATACGAATACCCAAACGGGTTTAGATGTTCAAGATGTGGTCAAACGAGCCATTGAGCTTAATGACTATAGTTATCTGCTTGAAAAAGTACCATACTCACAATTTATTGGTATGTCGGTGGCCCGTTTTGGCGACGAGATGGTATTCAGACTACCTGCTAAAGATGACAATATTGGTAATCCTATATTACCCGCCATCCACGGCGGAGTACTTGCTGGATTTATGGAAATGTCAGCCATTGTGCAGTTAATGGTGTTTATGCAAGCTAAAAAAGTGCCTAAAATTGTCGATTTCTCAATTGATTATTTACGCGCTGGTTTGCATCAAGATACTTTTGCTGAATGCAAAATTACACGCCAAGGTCGTCGCGTGGCAAACGTGAGCATGAACTGTTGGCAAACCAATCGTAAGCAGCTTATTGCTACAGCACGAGCACACTTTTTACTGGATTAG
- a CDS encoding PaaI family thioesterase gives MKINSDFFPLTEVASRFVNQLAQCRRLGLTVQEASEHHVLIELPYSQDIIGYPDTGVIHGGVITTLIDTACGTAVVCAILKKYQSLELSPTLDLRVDYMKPAEPHKSVYAFAECYRLSSNVAFTRAIAYQDSIDEPIAHAVGSFMRISPEMVGEEFRQALMGNLPGAIA, from the coding sequence ATGAAAATTAACAGTGATTTTTTCCCGTTAACCGAAGTCGCCTCTCGATTTGTTAATCAGTTAGCCCAATGCCGTCGTTTAGGGCTTACTGTTCAAGAGGCCAGCGAGCATCATGTGCTCATTGAACTGCCTTACAGCCAAGACATTATTGGTTATCCAGACACTGGGGTTATCCACGGTGGGGTAATTACCACTTTAATCGATACTGCTTGTGGCACTGCTGTGGTGTGTGCAATTCTAAAAAAATATCAATCATTAGAGTTGTCGCCAACCTTAGATTTACGAGTTGATTACATGAAACCTGCAGAGCCTCATAAATCGGTTTATGCCTTTGCAGAATGTTACCGTTTATCGTCAAACGTGGCTTTTACCCGTGCAATAGCTTACCAAGACAGCATTGATGAGCCGATTGCTCACGCTGTGGGATCGTTTATGCGCATTAGTCCTGAAATGGTTGGTGAAGAGTTTCGTCAAGCGTTAATGGGTAATTTACCGGGGGCGATAGCATGA
- the hinT gene encoding purine nucleoside phosphoramidase, which produces MAEETIFSKIIRREIPADILYQDELVTAFRDIAPQAPTHILIIPNHLIATANDVKASDEKALGRMMTVAAKLADEAGIAQDGYRLIMNCNKHGGQEVYHIHMHLLGGKPLGPMLSHG; this is translated from the coding sequence ATGGCTGAAGAAACCATATTTAGCAAAATTATTCGTCGTGAAATTCCTGCGGATATTTTATATCAAGATGAGTTAGTCACTGCATTTAGGGATATTGCACCGCAAGCTCCTACCCATATTCTTATTATTCCGAATCACTTAATCGCGACGGCTAATGATGTTAAAGCGTCTGATGAAAAAGCATTAGGGCGGATGATGACCGTAGCAGCAAAACTGGCTGATGAAGCCGGTATTGCACAAGATGGTTATCGATTGATTATGAACTGCAACAAGCATGGTGGCCAAGAGGTGTACCATATCCATATGCACCTTTTGGGTGGCAAGCCATTAGGCCCAATGTTGAGTCATGGATAA
- a CDS encoding M61 family metallopeptidase codes for MHYHIHAVDPKAHLFEVTFTLKNANPSQIFSLPAWLPGSYMIRDFAKNIIEIDAKENQQSLSVIQLDKQTWQLNNQGSHISLCYQIYAWDLSVRTAHLDTNHGFFNGSSVFLAAKGLESQSHQVTIAKPALAELAHWTLATSMTRTTGEQFGFGDFNADNYDDLIDHPVEMGELTIETFYAGNVPHDIVLSGKHRANMARLSKDLKAICEYQINLFNTPAPFKRYVFMTTVLDNGFGGLEHKASTALMCSRNDLPHSLDTSVDKGYRTYLSLCSHEYFHSWNVKRIKPAEFTPFDLSQESYTEQLWAYEGITSYYDDLITFKSQCIDQAGYLTLLSQIMTRVYRGQGRFKQTLTQSSFNAWTKFYKQDENAANAIVSYYTKGALFALFLDLTLRIETQGRNSLDDVMRQLWQQYGLTSIGTDALSHQRIVETILKRPCNDVFAYLHNCDDIPLEALLAQVGVSMTLRASEGNTDLGGGDTKGFNIGFGAKTKAESLGLKILSVIQHSPAHQAGLSAGDLLIAADNLLVTAQFEQQLQSLPIGEQISLHWFRRDELMRGTLTIREAALDTISLSINDVTKTSLWLG; via the coding sequence ATGCATTATCATATTCATGCGGTCGACCCAAAAGCTCATTTGTTTGAAGTTACCTTTACGCTAAAAAACGCCAATCCATCTCAGATTTTCTCATTACCAGCATGGTTACCTGGCAGTTACATGATCCGCGATTTTGCTAAAAACATCATTGAAATTGATGCCAAAGAAAATCAACAATCGCTTTCTGTTATTCAATTAGATAAGCAAACGTGGCAATTGAATAACCAAGGTAGTCACATTAGTTTGTGCTACCAAATTTATGCATGGGATTTGTCTGTTCGCACTGCACACCTTGACACTAACCATGGCTTTTTTAATGGTAGCAGTGTGTTTTTAGCCGCTAAAGGACTTGAATCGCAATCGCACCAAGTCACAATAGCAAAACCTGCACTTGCAGAATTAGCCCATTGGACCTTAGCCACCAGCATGACCCGAACTACCGGCGAGCAATTCGGCTTTGGTGATTTTAATGCTGACAACTACGATGATTTAATTGATCATCCCGTTGAAATGGGTGAGCTAACTATAGAAACATTCTATGCAGGCAACGTACCTCACGATATTGTACTCAGTGGCAAACACCGAGCCAATATGGCCCGCTTATCCAAAGATCTTAAAGCAATATGCGAATACCAAATTAATTTATTTAACACACCTGCACCGTTTAAGCGTTATGTGTTTATGACCACAGTACTTGACAATGGTTTTGGTGGCTTAGAGCATAAAGCATCAACGGCGTTAATGTGTTCACGCAATGATTTACCGCATTCATTAGATACCTCTGTAGACAAAGGTTACCGTACTTATTTGTCACTTTGCAGCCATGAATACTTTCACTCATGGAATGTAAAACGGATTAAGCCGGCTGAATTTACCCCATTTGATTTATCACAAGAGTCTTACACTGAGCAATTATGGGCTTATGAGGGCATTACATCTTACTACGATGATTTAATTACCTTTAAATCTCAATGCATTGATCAAGCGGGTTATCTAACCTTACTTAGCCAAATCATGACCCGAGTATACCGAGGTCAAGGTCGCTTTAAACAAACGTTAACGCAATCAAGCTTTAACGCGTGGACCAAGTTTTATAAACAAGATGAAAATGCCGCTAATGCCATTGTCAGTTATTACACTAAAGGGGCTCTTTTTGCGTTGTTTTTAGATTTAACCCTACGAATTGAAACCCAGGGGCGAAATAGTTTAGATGATGTGATGCGTCAACTTTGGCAACAATACGGCTTAACGAGTATCGGTACCGATGCTCTCAGCCATCAACGAATTGTTGAAACTATCCTAAAGCGCCCATGTAATGATGTATTTGCGTATCTGCATAACTGTGATGATATTCCACTTGAAGCCTTACTGGCTCAAGTTGGGGTGTCTATGACACTTCGTGCCAGCGAAGGTAATACAGATTTAGGTGGCGGTGATACTAAAGGCTTTAACATTGGCTTTGGTGCTAAAACAAAAGCGGAGTCATTAGGCTTAAAAATATTAAGCGTCATCCAACACAGTCCGGCCCATCAAGCAGGTTTGAGCGCAGGTGATTTATTAATTGCAGCAGATAATTTACTAGTTACCGCACAATTTGAGCAGCAATTACAGAGTTTGCCAATAGGTGAACAAATCAGTTTACATTGGTTTAGACGAGATGAATTGATGCGAGGAACATTAACAATTAGAGAAGCGGCTTTAGACACAATATCGCTTAGTATTAACGATGTGACTAAAACATCTTTGTGGCTTGGTTAG
- a CDS encoding CsgG/HfaB family protein, which yields MKRRLLSLFVLSLTACSSIQTELDGIEATTSLMPKGDTYYDLVSLPSPQGSMVAAVYDFRDQTGQYKPIPSSNFSTAVPQSGTAFLAQALNDSAWFVPVEREGLQNLLTERKIVRAGLNGDASKLPQLNSAQILMEGGIVAYDTNIKTGGAGARYLGIGVSGQYRVDSVTVNLRAVDIRTGRLLSSVTTTKSVISKEITAGVFKFIDAQELLESEAGYTSNEPVSLCIAAAIESAVVHMIADGIWKRAWNLLDPVSGVKNPTLQKYWLEAHTEKQVLERIKQS from the coding sequence ATGAAAAGACGACTGCTTAGCTTATTTGTGCTATCTCTGACTGCCTGTTCATCTATTCAAACTGAATTAGATGGCATTGAAGCTACAACGAGTTTAATGCCAAAGGGCGATACTTATTATGATTTAGTCAGTTTGCCTTCACCTCAAGGAAGTATGGTGGCTGCAGTTTATGATTTTCGTGATCAAACGGGTCAATACAAGCCAATACCCTCGAGTAACTTTTCAACCGCAGTACCTCAGTCTGGAACGGCTTTTTTAGCACAGGCACTAAACGATTCTGCCTGGTTTGTTCCTGTTGAGCGCGAAGGATTACAGAATTTACTGACAGAACGCAAGATTGTTCGTGCAGGGCTGAATGGTGATGCAAGCAAACTCCCACAATTAAATAGTGCCCAAATCTTAATGGAAGGTGGTATTGTTGCTTACGACACTAATATTAAAACTGGTGGTGCAGGTGCTAGGTACCTAGGGATTGGTGTATCGGGTCAATATCGTGTCGATAGTGTTACTGTCAATTTACGTGCGGTTGATATCCGTACAGGACGATTGTTGAGTAGTGTAACAACCACTAAATCCGTTATTTCAAAAGAAATTACCGCGGGTGTATTTAAATTTATTGATGCGCAGGAGTTATTAGAATCAGAAGCGGGTTATACCTCAAACGAACCGGTGAGCTTGTGCATTGCAGCTGCGATAGAAAGTGCAGTCGTGCATATGATTGCTGATGGTATCTGGAAGCGAGCGTGGAATTTACTGGATCCTGTATCAGGTGTAAAAAATCCAACGTTACAAAAATACTGGTTAGAAGCGCATACTGAAAAACAAGTGTTAGAACGCATTAAACAAAGCTAA
- a CDS encoding curli assembly protein CsgF, which produces MKKLLLILPIALFSLSIAATELVYSPVNPAFGGSYLNGSYLLANASAQNEHQGGSSYTPPTALDRLASSLQSRLMSQLFNDAANGGEGYLKTDDFEINVVNEDGSLLVHITDLLTGETTIIEVGGIVGTSTGG; this is translated from the coding sequence ATGAAAAAATTATTATTAATTTTACCGATAGCACTATTTAGTTTATCAATTGCAGCGACGGAATTAGTTTACTCCCCGGTTAATCCAGCATTTGGAGGCAGTTATCTTAACGGTAGTTATTTATTAGCTAATGCATCGGCGCAAAATGAACACCAAGGAGGTTCTTCTTACACGCCTCCGACGGCATTGGATAGGCTTGCTAGTTCATTACAGTCACGCTTAATGAGTCAGCTGTTTAATGATGCCGCAAACGGTGGCGAGGGATATTTAAAAACTGATGATTTTGAGATAAATGTAGTTAATGAGGATGGATCTTTACTGGTTCACATCACTGATTTATTAACCGGCGAAACGACCATTATTGAAGTTGGTGGTATTGTCGGCACATCGACAGGGGGCTAA
- a CDS encoding curli production assembly/transport protein CsgE, translated as MKYPLVMLICLIASQAAFMRDTVADDRKDADVNVAEFTKAKIASTTDEVIPESTASKAQESSLSSNEPIVSVNDAKPKREADLIDGLILNRAMTRFGHRFYREFVSAYRDINGMSNHSGLTVVEQATARNGSKILVLHNRKPIFVTFLSPASRNIDAQANMAAKRVNASLLQYQQQARWAALSDPDLAPDEF; from the coding sequence GTGAAATATCCGTTAGTGATGCTGATTTGCTTAATTGCTAGTCAGGCTGCCTTTATGAGAGATACTGTCGCTGATGATCGTAAAGATGCAGATGTTAATGTTGCAGAATTTACTAAAGCTAAAATTGCCTCCACCACTGACGAAGTCATTCCTGAATCAACAGCCTCAAAAGCTCAAGAGAGCTCATTATCTTCAAATGAGCCGATTGTGAGTGTCAATGATGCAAAACCAAAGCGTGAAGCTGATTTAATTGATGGATTAATTTTAAATCGAGCAATGACAAGATTTGGCCATCGTTTTTATCGCGAATTTGTCAGTGCTTATCGTGATATCAATGGTATGAGCAACCACTCAGGGCTTACTGTTGTTGAACAAGCCACAGCAAGAAATGGTAGTAAAATATTAGTGTTACATAATCGTAAGCCGATTTTTGTGACATTTTTATCTCCAGCATCGCGAAATATTGATGCACAAGCAAACATGGCAGCAAAACGTGTCAACGCTTCCCTGTTGCAATATCAACAACAGGCAAGGTGGGCTGCGCTTTCAGATCCCGATCTTGCTCCTGATGAGTTTTAG
- a CDS encoding LuxR C-terminal-related transcriptional regulator, translating to MFKVENWMIVSRSQLFIDLLDSRWPQEFLVKLTKAQPGNMSKLLSTQTNSVVIFDLATIDLQQAYQLQRVIEREYSGVRTVFLNFPKQVDAKFLIHPSTTTGVFYTNASLADVSSGLNEILKGRSVIPQDLYQLLMNINHNDDSEQLTIREREVLQTLLSGSTNLDIANQLFVSESTIKTHLYRAFRKIGVSSRGQAIAWAQTHMHEVRV from the coding sequence ATGTTTAAAGTCGAAAATTGGATGATCGTATCACGTTCACAGCTGTTCATTGATTTATTGGATTCACGTTGGCCACAAGAGTTTTTGGTTAAATTAACCAAGGCTCAGCCTGGTAATATGTCTAAGTTACTTTCCACTCAAACCAACTCGGTTGTTATCTTCGATTTAGCAACCATCGATCTTCAACAAGCTTATCAACTACAACGTGTTATTGAGCGTGAATACAGCGGTGTTAGAACTGTATTTTTAAATTTCCCCAAACAAGTCGACGCTAAATTTTTAATTCATCCGTCAACTACAACAGGTGTTTTTTATACAAATGCGAGTTTAGCTGATGTTAGTAGTGGTTTAAATGAAATACTCAAAGGCCGCAGCGTAATACCTCAAGATCTCTATCAATTATTAATGAATATTAATCATAATGATGACAGTGAACAACTGACTATTCGTGAACGCGAGGTACTACAAACGCTGTTGTCTGGTAGTACTAATCTCGATATTGCGAATCAACTTTTTGTCAGCGAATCTACTATTAAAACCCATCTATATCGTGCATTCCGTAAAATTGGGGTTTCTAGTCGAGGTCAAGCAATTGCTTGGGCACAAACTCACATGCATGAGGTAAGGGTGTGA
- a CDS encoding curlin, producing MKHSKLALLVSAALLASAGAHASDENITNVNQSGDENIVVVTQQVASMQNEATVGQTGDRNEATVIQSDTSLTKAFITQLGDDNKGTILQHDATESATATINSTGDENQATIEQQFNNGANAAAVVMQNGSLNVADILQDNGDAANSTINQNGDGDTATIRNHWSDFADATITQNMGGANNAYINQESSDAASATMIQTGAGNDGDIEQNTQNYGYSAGADDTVATLTQVGDGNRGDIYQSGASSDADVNQQGSFNQADVLQTGDDNMADVDQMGGSDTAYVDQSGQDGMATVMQSGNTFNSATIMQGGVSNEATVNQNGTSNVSLVTQSDFDNIANVDQTSVGNNSTVTQSGSAAGMGNLATVMQDGNGDSASVVQTGSSNIAAVEQDFNSHDNDVFVYQTGNDNYAGASTEQGGDSTVTINQAGNGNYVGNLSGASNYYGANVGAGTFGAENVITIDQIGDNNNAYADSSDFSSTVDIDQNGTENTAIAESWLGSDNDIMISQTGTLNNADVFVNGAGSNMVSITQTDASNTANVTSIGYGNSVTVVQGM from the coding sequence ATGAAACATTCTAAATTAGCGTTATTAGTCTCAGCAGCGTTGTTGGCTTCAGCTGGAGCTCATGCAAGTGATGAAAATATTACAAATGTCAATCAAAGCGGTGATGAAAATATTGTTGTTGTGACTCAGCAAGTAGCAAGTATGCAAAATGAAGCAACTGTTGGCCAAACGGGTGACAGAAATGAAGCTACTGTTATTCAATCTGATACTTCATTAACGAAAGCATTTATTACACAACTTGGTGATGATAATAAAGGTACTATTTTACAGCACGATGCAACTGAATCTGCTACTGCTACAATTAATTCTACCGGTGATGAAAACCAAGCGACGATTGAACAACAGTTTAATAATGGTGCTAATGCTGCTGCTGTAGTAATGCAAAATGGTAGTTTAAACGTAGCTGATATTTTGCAAGATAATGGTGATGCAGCTAATTCTACTATTAATCAAAATGGTGATGGTGATACAGCAACTATTCGTAATCATTGGTCAGATTTTGCTGATGCAACCATTACTCAAAATATGGGTGGTGCTAATAACGCATATATTAATCAAGAGTCATCAGATGCAGCTTCAGCAACGATGATTCAAACCGGTGCGGGTAACGATGGTGATATCGAACAGAATACCCAAAACTATGGTTATAGCGCAGGCGCTGATGATACCGTTGCTACATTAACCCAAGTTGGTGATGGAAACCGTGGTGATATATACCAGTCAGGTGCATCTAGTGATGCCGATGTAAACCAGCAAGGTAGCTTTAACCAAGCTGATGTACTTCAAACTGGCGATGATAACATGGCTGATGTTGATCAAATGGGCGGTAGCGATACAGCCTATGTAGATCAAAGTGGCCAAGACGGTATGGCAACTGTTATGCAAAGTGGTAATACTTTCAATAGTGCGACAATCATGCAAGGTGGAGTTTCGAACGAGGCTACTGTAAACCAAAATGGCACAAGCAATGTGTCATTGGTTACTCAATCTGATTTCGACAACATAGCTAATGTTGACCAAACTAGTGTGGGTAATAATTCTACTGTTACTCAAAGTGGTTCTGCTGCCGGAATGGGCAATTTGGCGACTGTAATGCAAGACGGTAATGGTGATTCTGCTTCGGTTGTACAAACCGGTAGTTCAAACATTGCAGCTGTTGAGCAAGATTTTAATAGCCATGATAACGATGTATTTGTTTATCAAACGGGTAATGATAACTATGCTGGAGCGTCAACAGAACAAGGTGGTGATAGTACTGTGACGATTAATCAAGCAGGTAATGGTAATTATGTCGGTAATTTATCGGGTGCATCAAATTATTATGGTGCAAATGTTGGTGCTGGAACATTTGGGGCAGAAAACGTAATTACCATTGATCAAATTGGTGATAACAACAACGCTTATGCAGATTCATCTGACTTTTCATCAACAGTTGACATTGACCAAAATGGTACTGAAAACACAGCCATTGCAGAATCTTGGTTAGGTAGTGACAATGATATTATGATTTCTCAAACAGGTACATTAAACAATGCAGATGTATTTGTTAATGGTGCAGGTAGCAACATGGTATCAATTACTCAAACCGATGCGAGTAATACAGCTAATGTGACTTCTATCGGCTATGGTAATTCCGTAACTGTTGTTCAAGGCATGTAG
- a CDS encoding curlin, with amino-acid sequence MTLKKRKNNYRLTAKAGILSFVMCISSFSCLSQDISDVDELASIGNQANVNQVGDDLFVNLNQFDSNNQFISTQSGFNNQILATQQGTNNYAIANQSGNDIEANILQSGFNNVVLLNQLGSSLMVDVGQIGTNNIAVVNQTGSENAIWIQQYGSGNAVGVTQWGVSQHVVVTQGNLSN; translated from the coding sequence ATGACCTTGAAAAAGCGTAAAAATAATTATCGCTTAACGGCAAAAGCAGGGATTTTATCTTTTGTTATGTGCATATCTTCATTTTCTTGCCTTAGCCAGGATATAAGTGATGTTGATGAGTTAGCAAGCATAGGTAATCAAGCCAATGTTAATCAAGTTGGCGACGATCTATTCGTTAATCTAAATCAATTTGATAGTAATAATCAGTTTATTTCAACTCAATCAGGCTTTAATAATCAAATTCTCGCGACACAGCAAGGTACAAATAATTATGCAATTGCTAACCAGTCAGGAAATGATATTGAAGCCAATATTCTTCAATCTGGTTTTAATAATGTCGTATTACTTAACCAGCTTGGCTCAAGTTTAATGGTTGATGTTGGTCAAATAGGAACGAACAATATAGCGGTTGTTAACCAAACCGGTAGTGAAAATGCGATTTGGATCCAGCAGTACGGCTCCGGAAATGCTGTAGGTGTAACCCAATGGGGAGTATCACAACATGTTGTGGTGACCCAGGGAAACTTATCTAACTAA